In Streptococcus dysgalactiae subsp. dysgalactiae, the following are encoded in one genomic region:
- the ftsX gene encoding permease-like cell division protein FtsX: protein MIRYFFRHIWESIKNLKRNFWMTFASVSMVTVTLTLVGVFTATLLNIQRVASGVENNIQINTYLQVDSTDAAKVVQNTAGEQVDNENYHKVYDQIAQLKGVQKITFSSKDEQLKKLQDTLGDVWDMYDEDTNPLQDIYIVETKTAKQVKGVTKQIKAIEGVEDADYGGINSDKLFKFSKMIQTWGLIGTALLLFVAIFLISNTVRMTIMSRQRDIEIMRLVGAKNSYIRGPFFFEGAWVGLLGAILPALLIYYGYDFAYKHFMPDLQVNNLSLYPINPYVYGLIGALFVIGVIIGSLGSVLSMRRYLKF from the coding sequence ATGATTAGATACTTTTTCCGTCATATTTGGGAATCCATTAAAAACCTTAAACGTAACTTTTGGATGACCTTTGCTTCTGTTAGTATGGTCACTGTCACCTTAACATTGGTTGGGGTTTTCACAGCCACCCTACTAAATATTCAGCGGGTTGCTTCGGGTGTTGAAAACAATATTCAAATTAATACCTACCTTCAAGTTGATTCAACTGATGCTGCTAAAGTGGTGCAAAATACCGCCGGTGAACAGGTTGATAATGAGAATTACCATAAGGTCTATGACCAAATCGCTCAACTGAAAGGGGTTCAAAAAATCACCTTTTCAAGTAAAGATGAGCAATTGAAAAAATTACAAGATACGTTAGGTGATGTTTGGGACATGTATGATGAGGACACTAATCCTCTACAAGATATCTACATTGTTGAAACCAAGACAGCCAAGCAGGTAAAAGGGGTGACCAAACAAATCAAGGCTATTGAAGGGGTAGAGGATGCTGATTACGGAGGCATCAACTCTGACAAACTCTTTAAGTTCTCCAAAATGATTCAAACTTGGGGACTGATTGGGACTGCCTTGCTCTTATTTGTAGCCATCTTCCTTATTTCTAACACTGTTCGGATGACCATCATGTCTCGTCAACGTGACATTGAAATCATGCGTTTGGTAGGGGCTAAGAATTCTTATATCCGTGGTCCATTCTTCTTTGAAGGGGCTTGGGTCGGCTTACTAGGAGCTATTTTGCCAGCCTTACTTATTTATTATGGTTATGACTTTGCCTATAAGCACTTCATGCCAGATTTACAAGTGAACAATCTATCACTGTATCCTATCAATCCTTATGTTTATGGTTTGATTGGGGCTTTGTTTGTCATCGGTGTTATCATCGGTTCACTTGGTTCAGTTCTTTCCATGAGACGTTATTTGAAATTCTAA
- the prfB gene encoding peptide chain release factor 2 (programmed frameshift): MEIAEMRQKIVENKEKLTSFRRSLDLDGLEEEIALLEHQMTESDFWNDNIAAQKTSQKLNELKSTYETFHNMQELSDETELYLEMLEEDDSVKDDLEASLETLGQILASYEMTLLLSEPYDHNNAILEIHPGSGGTEAQDWADMLFRMYTRFGNAKGFKVETLDYQAGDEAGIKSVTLSFEGPNAYGFLKSEMGVHRLVRISPFDSAKRRHTSFVSVEVMPELDDTIEVDIRDDDIKMDTFRSGGAGGQNVNKVSTGVRLTHIPTGIVVASTVDRTQYGNRDRAMKMLQAKLYQLEQEKKAAEVNALKGDKKEITWGSQIRSYVFTPYTMVKDHRTNYEVAQVDKVMDGEIEGFIDAYLKWRMSDN, translated from the exons ATGGAAATAGCAGAAATGCGCCAAAAAATAGTAGAAAACAAAGAGAAGTTGACTAGCTTCAGGAGGTCTCTT GACTTAGATGGTCTAGAAGAAGAAATTGCTCTTTTGGAGCATCAAATGACAGAGTCTGACTTTTGGAATGACAATATCGCAGCTCAAAAAACCTCACAAAAACTGAATGAGCTGAAGTCTACCTACGAGACCTTCCACAATATGCAAGAACTCTCTGATGAGACAGAACTGTACTTAGAAATGCTTGAGGAAGATGACAGTGTCAAGGACGACTTGGAGGCTAGCTTAGAGACATTAGGTCAGATTTTGGCGAGTTATGAGATGACCTTGCTCCTATCAGAGCCTTATGACCATAACAATGCCATTTTAGAGATTCATCCAGGGTCAGGTGGTACTGAGGCTCAGGACTGGGCAGACATGCTCTTTCGGATGTACACGCGCTTTGGGAATGCCAAAGGTTTTAAGGTAGAAACCTTGGATTATCAGGCAGGCGATGAGGCTGGTATTAAGTCGGTCACCCTTTCTTTTGAGGGACCAAATGCTTATGGCTTTTTAAAATCCGAAATGGGTGTCCACCGTCTGGTTCGGATTTCACCATTTGATTCGGCCAAACGCCGCCACACGTCTTTTGTATCTGTGGAGGTTATGCCAGAATTAGATGACACCATTGAAGTGGACATTCGTGATGATGACATTAAAATGGATACCTTCCGTTCAGGCGGTGCTGGTGGTCAGAACGTCAATAAGGTATCAACTGGGGTGCGTTTGACCCATATTCCAACAGGCATTGTTGTGGCCTCAACGGTTGATCGTACTCAATACGGAAACAGAGACCGTGCCATGAAAATGTTGCAGGCCAAACTCTATCAATTAGAGCAGGAGAAAAAAGCTGCTGAGGTCAACGCCCTTAAAGGAGATAAAAAAGAAATCACTTGGGGGAGCCAGATTCGTTCCTACGTTTTCACCCCTTATACCATGGTTAAGGATCACCGAACAAACTATGAGGTGGCTCAAGTGGATAAGGTCATGGACGGTGAGATCGAGGGCTTTATCGACGCTTACCTTAAGTGGCGCATGAGTGATAATTAA
- a CDS encoding fructose-1,6-bisphosphatase, with the protein MSKYYRLLKEKFPTKSSLATEMINLEAICHLPKGTEHFLSDLHGEYEAFDYLLRNGSGSIKKKLQECFPDKDPGTIDLLCQYIYYPAEKINANTLFSEQALQEELTGFLPDLLQLVKYIGGKYTRSKVRKLLPKDYAYIMEELLTEGQPDKNKENYYSAIIGKVIELKQLENLFIAFATLIQQLAIDHLHVVGDIFDRGKYPDLILDRLMTFQHIDIQWGNHDITWMGAVSGSMICMVNVIRIAARYNSIELIEDRYGINLRRLIDYSQTYFTPKVVFQPILDGDVISEQDERVLNCLQQATALLQFKLEHQLIHRRPEFEMMASSALDRIRPESEEMLVGEKTYPLTDFPFDMVDWQAPGSLTTEEEDLLDDLLERFQQSDRLRHHIEFLFSKGAIYHISNNHLLYHGCIPMHSNGDFKSICLQGHFLSGKTLMDFYEEKVRQAYQNPDIQDDFATDLFWYLWCGEGSSLFGKQRMTTFERYYIEDKETHKEKKNPYYHLREKEDICQRLLAEFTLDETGHIVNGHTPVQEKSGEIPIKAGGKMIIIDGGLAKGYQKKTGIAGYTLISNSYGLELVAHNPFSSVEAVLNGECDIIFIKRLVEEVAERTLVKQTDNGKELLKEIEDLHYLYHHFDEY; encoded by the coding sequence ATGTCAAAGTACTATCGTCTCTTGAAAGAAAAATTCCCAACAAAGTCTTCTCTGGCTACCGAAATGATTAACCTAGAAGCCATTTGCCATTTGCCCAAAGGAACCGAGCATTTTCTAAGTGATCTTCATGGAGAATATGAGGCCTTTGATTACCTCTTGCGAAATGGTTCTGGATCCATCAAAAAGAAATTACAGGAATGTTTTCCCGACAAAGACCCTGGGACCATTGACCTGCTTTGTCAGTACATTTACTACCCTGCTGAAAAAATCAATGCTAATACCTTGTTCTCGGAACAAGCATTGCAAGAAGAATTAACCGGCTTTCTACCCGACCTATTGCAGTTGGTTAAGTACATCGGAGGCAAGTATACTCGCTCTAAAGTGAGAAAATTGTTACCCAAAGATTACGCCTATATCATGGAAGAATTGTTGACGGAAGGCCAACCTGATAAAAATAAAGAAAATTATTATTCAGCAATTATTGGTAAAGTGATTGAACTCAAGCAGTTGGAAAATCTCTTTATTGCTTTTGCGACCTTGATTCAGCAGTTAGCCATTGATCATTTGCACGTGGTGGGAGATATTTTTGACCGTGGGAAATACCCTGACTTGATTTTGGATCGGCTCATGACTTTTCAGCATATTGATATTCAGTGGGGTAACCACGACATCACCTGGATGGGTGCAGTTTCTGGATCGATGATTTGCATGGTCAATGTGATTCGGATTGCAGCGAGGTACAACAGCATTGAGCTCATTGAAGACCGCTACGGAATTAACCTTCGTCGCTTGATTGATTATAGCCAAACCTACTTTACCCCTAAGGTCGTTTTTCAGCCTATTTTGGATGGGGATGTGATTTCAGAACAAGATGAGCGGGTGTTGAATTGTTTGCAGCAGGCTACAGCTTTACTACAATTCAAGCTGGAACATCAATTGATTCACCGTCGGCCTGAATTTGAGATGATGGCGTCGAGCGCCTTAGACCGCATTCGACCAGAAAGTGAGGAAATGCTGGTGGGTGAGAAAACCTACCCACTAACTGATTTTCCTTTTGACATGGTGGACTGGCAAGCTCCTGGAAGCCTAACCACAGAAGAAGAGGACTTATTGGATGATTTGCTTGAGCGTTTCCAACAATCAGACCGCCTGCGTCATCACATAGAATTCCTCTTTTCGAAAGGTGCTATCTATCATATTTCCAATAATCATTTGCTTTATCACGGTTGTATCCCCATGCATTCCAACGGTGATTTTAAATCCATTTGCTTACAGGGACACTTTTTATCTGGCAAAACCCTGATGGATTTTTACGAAGAAAAAGTGAGGCAAGCCTATCAAAACCCTGATATTCAGGACGATTTTGCGACCGATTTGTTTTGGTATTTGTGGTGCGGAGAAGGGTCTTCTCTATTTGGCAAGCAGCGCATGACCACTTTCGAACGTTATTATATTGAGGACAAGGAAACTCATAAAGAAAAGAAAAATCCTTATTATCACTTAAGGGAAAAAGAAGACATCTGCCAACGTCTTTTGGCTGAATTTACTTTGGATGAAACAGGGCATATTGTCAATGGGCACACGCCTGTCCAGGAAAAGAGTGGTGAGATTCCGATTAAAGCTGGTGGGAAAATGATTATTATTGATGGTGGATTGGCGAAAGGTTATCAGAAAAAAACTGGTATCGCAGGCTATACCTTAATTTCCAACAGTTACGGTTTAGAGTTGGTGGCTCATAACCCCTTTTCATCAGTGGAAGCTGTTTTAAATGGAGAGTGTGACATTATTTTTATCAAACGATTGGTCGAAGAAGTGGCCGAACGCACCTTGGTCAAACAGACAGATAATGGCAAGGAGCTCCTCAAAGAAATTGAAGACCTGCATTACCTCTACCACCATTTTGATGAGTATTAA
- a CDS encoding HAD family hydrolase, which translates to MIQGIIFDMDGVLFDTEPFYFKRREAFLLAKGIAIDHLSAKDFIGGNLQELWKDLLDEHFTPEEAKAVAEAYESYKLQHKPPYAEVLFAEVRPCLQALRDKNIKLALASNSNRDDILLALETSHIKDYFEVVLAREDVSRGKPYPDIYEKAAQSLGLPKETLVVVEDSQKGIAAAKAANLTVVAVTDYRYGIDQQEADANIDHLMQLCATIEQF; encoded by the coding sequence ATGATTCAAGGAATTATTTTTGATATGGACGGTGTATTGTTTGATACAGAGCCCTTCTATTTTAAGCGACGCGAAGCCTTTTTACTGGCTAAGGGGATTGCCATTGATCATTTGAGCGCCAAAGATTTTATTGGAGGTAATCTTCAAGAACTCTGGAAAGACTTGCTAGATGAGCATTTCACTCCTGAGGAAGCAAAAGCAGTCGCTGAAGCTTATGAATCTTACAAATTACAGCATAAGCCCCCATACGCAGAGGTCTTATTTGCTGAGGTTAGGCCTTGTCTCCAAGCTTTGAGAGATAAGAACATCAAGCTAGCCTTAGCTTCTAATTCAAATCGTGATGATATTTTATTAGCCCTAGAGACGAGTCATATTAAGGACTATTTTGAGGTTGTTTTGGCGCGTGAGGATGTCTCCCGTGGCAAGCCTTATCCTGATATTTATGAAAAAGCAGCGCAGTCACTCGGTTTACCAAAAGAAACCTTAGTAGTCGTTGAAGATAGTCAAAAAGGGATTGCGGCCGCGAAAGCTGCTAATCTGACGGTTGTTGCTGTTACTGATTACCGTTATGGGATTGATCAACAAGAGGCTGATGCTAACATCGATCACCTTATGCAACTTTGTGCAACAATTGAGCAGTTTTAG
- the queG gene encoding tRNA epoxyqueuosine(34) reductase QueG: protein MNIKADIQALAKEIGISKIGFTTADDFSYLEKSLRLGVEEGRTTGFEHKVIEERIKPKLSLASAKTIISIAVAYPHKLPVQPPKTSYKRGKITPNSWGLDYHHVLQDKLQRLAEGIEALTADFEYKGMVDTGALVDTAVARRAGIGFIGKNGLVISKEFGSYMYLGELITNLDIEPDQPVDYDCGDCRRCLDACPTSCLIGDGTMNARRCLSFQTQDKGMMALEFRKKIKTVIYGCDICQICCPYNKGIDNPLASPIDPELAMPELVPFLELSNKSFKKTFGMIAGSWRGKNILQRNAIIALANAHDRSAIPKLLEIIDQNNNPIHTATAIWALGELIKKPNPDMLAFMKNLSLEHEESKEELESLLTKWQKA, encoded by the coding sequence ATGAACATTAAGGCAGACATTCAGGCATTGGCTAAGGAAATTGGCATTTCAAAAATCGGCTTTACCACCGCAGATGATTTTTCTTATTTAGAGAAATCGTTGCGCCTTGGTGTCGAAGAGGGGCGCACTACTGGCTTTGAACACAAGGTGATTGAGGAGAGAATTAAGCCAAAATTATCGCTGGCTTCTGCCAAAACCATTATTTCCATTGCTGTTGCTTATCCCCATAAATTACCTGTCCAACCTCCAAAAACAAGTTATAAACGGGGAAAAATCACACCTAATTCTTGGGGGCTAGACTATCATCATGTGTTGCAAGATAAATTGCAGCGACTAGCAGAAGGTATCGAAGCCTTAACGGCTGATTTTGAATACAAGGGCATGGTAGATACAGGTGCCTTAGTTGATACTGCTGTGGCAAGACGGGCAGGAATTGGCTTCATTGGCAAAAATGGTTTGGTTATTTCTAAAGAATTTGGCTCCTATATGTACTTGGGGGAATTGATTACAAACCTTGACATTGAGCCTGACCAACCTGTGGATTACGACTGTGGAGATTGCAGACGGTGTTTAGATGCCTGTCCGACCTCATGTTTGATTGGGGATGGCACTATGAATGCTAGGCGTTGTTTGTCTTTCCAGACCCAGGATAAGGGTATGATGGCACTCGAGTTTCGTAAAAAAATCAAAACGGTTATCTATGGCTGTGATATTTGTCAAATTTGTTGCCCTTATAATAAAGGGATTGACAATCCCTTGGCATCACCTATTGATCCAGAACTAGCTATGCCAGAATTAGTGCCTTTTTTGGAATTGAGCAATAAGTCGTTTAAAAAAACCTTTGGTATGATTGCAGGTTCTTGGCGGGGGAAAAACATTCTTCAGCGTAATGCTATTATCGCACTAGCCAATGCGCATGATCGAAGTGCCATTCCAAAACTTTTGGAAATCATTGATCAGAACAATAATCCGATTCATACAGCTACAGCTATCTGGGCTCTAGGAGAATTAATCAAAAAGCCTAATCCAGACATGCTGGCCTTTATGAAGAACCTTTCTCTAGAGCATGAAGAGTCCAAAGAAGAGCTTGAAAGTCTACTCACAAAGTGGCAGAAGGCTTGA
- the ftsE gene encoding cell division ATP-binding protein FtsE — protein sequence MALIEMKGVSKKYRRSTTALRDINVSVNQGEFVYLVGPSGAGKSTFIKLLYREEKLSSGKLYVGEFDLTKLKSRDVPILRRHIGVVFQDYKLLPKKTVFENVAYAMEVIGEKRRHIKKRVPEVLDLVGLKHKMRSFPNQLSGGEQQRVAIARAIVNNPKLLIADEPTGNLDPEISWEIMQLLERINLQGTTILMATHNSHIVNTLRHRVIAIEDGRVVRDEMEGDYGYDD from the coding sequence ATGGCATTAATTGAAATGAAAGGTGTTTCAAAGAAATACCGCCGCTCAACGACCGCCCTTAGAGACATTAATGTTTCTGTTAACCAAGGTGAATTTGTTTACCTGGTTGGTCCGTCAGGAGCAGGGAAATCAACCTTTATCAAGCTCCTTTACCGGGAAGAAAAATTAAGTTCAGGTAAGCTGTACGTCGGTGAGTTTGATTTGACCAAGCTTAAATCTCGAGATGTTCCTATTCTACGCCGTCATATAGGGGTAGTTTTCCAGGACTACAAGTTACTTCCAAAGAAAACGGTGTTTGAAAATGTTGCTTATGCCATGGAAGTTATTGGGGAAAAGCGCCGCCATATTAAAAAACGCGTTCCAGAAGTTCTCGATTTAGTTGGTTTGAAACACAAGATGAGATCTTTCCCTAACCAGTTATCTGGTGGGGAGCAGCAGCGTGTCGCAATTGCACGCGCCATTGTTAATAATCCCAAGCTGTTGATTGCTGATGAGCCGACTGGTAACTTAGACCCTGAAATTTCTTGGGAAATCATGCAGTTGCTTGAACGTATTAACCTTCAAGGGACAACAATCTTGATGGCCACTCACAATAGTCACATTGTAAACACCTTACGCCACCGTGTGATTGCCATTGAAGATGGTCGTGTGGTTCGTGATGAAATGGAAGGAGATTACGGTTATGATGATTAG